In one Cupriavidus malaysiensis genomic region, the following are encoded:
- a CDS encoding TraK domain-containing protein, which translates to MTEIVTIASQYPNRIATPFAKPNVIDQQDVEFKIVGNSVYVSAMSERPVAIFLSDVDNPAAVISLTLVPQNVPQQTITLELDVAGKTPGAASEETGRESEYIVNLRTLLRTVARGGTPRGFTLEELSIPMAVSNGIQVVPQTRYSGNKYDIFRYRLTNANAASVTLSEEAFESKGVRAVALFPRLQLPPGGETDVLIVADKIDAEE; encoded by the coding sequence ATGACTGAGATCGTGACGATTGCGTCCCAGTACCCGAATCGCATTGCGACGCCGTTCGCGAAGCCAAACGTCATCGATCAGCAGGACGTCGAGTTCAAGATCGTCGGGAACTCGGTCTATGTCAGCGCGATGAGCGAGCGGCCCGTCGCCATCTTCCTCTCGGACGTGGACAACCCGGCTGCGGTCATTTCGCTGACTCTCGTGCCGCAGAACGTGCCCCAGCAGACCATCACGCTCGAGCTCGACGTTGCGGGCAAAACCCCCGGTGCGGCCTCGGAGGAGACCGGTCGGGAGTCCGAGTACATCGTGAACCTCCGGACCCTCCTGCGGACTGTCGCGCGCGGCGGTACGCCGCGCGGATTCACGCTGGAAGAGCTCTCGATCCCGATGGCTGTCTCCAATGGTATCCAGGTCGTCCCGCAGACACGGTACTCCGGTAACAAGTACGACATCTTCCGGTACCGACTGACGAACGCGAACGCAGCGTCGGTCACGCTAAGTGAAGAGGCCTTCGAGAGCAAGGGCGTTCGGGCTGTGGCGCTGTTCCCTCGCTTACAGCTACCGCCCGGCGGCGAAACGGACGTGCTGATCGTCGCCGACAAAATCGACGCGGAGGAGTGA
- a CDS encoding TraE/TraK family type IV conjugative transfer system protein codes for MNFKNLFSTWDNAMGVAKIAMLVAAGSVAVNVLLAVKLVMSHERVTLIPPHLTDKAAVAWKSASGSYKEGIALYVSSMLGSVTPQTALFVADALAYFFDPKIYPSVRTQILSIVDDPNYAKSGTINVFTPQKVFYEASTEKTFVTGVLATTAYRTNATPIGNLGVTYEMIIEIDRGLPRIRRFTSYGGEPHTVKWTQTHKKEADAAAAKAQKGEDINLLPQDAETKKRLEESATQAAAQAAASEAGASAPGASGEPAKDMTNDSAIDPATGGGRTPAKSDGATQGGLL; via the coding sequence GTGAACTTCAAGAACCTCTTCTCCACCTGGGATAACGCCATGGGTGTCGCCAAGATCGCGATGCTTGTGGCGGCTGGAAGTGTTGCTGTCAACGTCCTGCTGGCGGTCAAGTTGGTCATGTCCCATGAGCGGGTGACGCTCATCCCGCCGCACCTGACCGACAAGGCCGCGGTCGCGTGGAAATCCGCGTCTGGCAGCTACAAAGAAGGCATCGCTCTCTACGTCTCTTCGATGCTTGGCTCGGTGACGCCTCAAACCGCGCTCTTCGTTGCCGACGCACTCGCGTACTTCTTCGATCCGAAGATCTATCCGTCGGTGCGAACGCAGATCCTGTCGATCGTCGACGACCCCAACTATGCAAAGTCGGGGACCATCAACGTGTTCACACCTCAGAAGGTTTTTTATGAGGCAAGTACCGAGAAGACGTTTGTCACGGGTGTGCTTGCCACCACAGCGTACCGGACGAACGCGACGCCGATCGGAAACCTGGGAGTCACCTACGAGATGATCATCGAAATAGATCGGGGCCTGCCGAGGATCCGCCGATTTACGAGTTACGGCGGTGAGCCTCACACCGTGAAGTGGACACAGACCCATAAGAAGGAGGCCGACGCTGCAGCGGCGAAGGCGCAAAAGGGCGAAGACATCAATTTGCTCCCGCAGGACGCTGAAACGAAGAAGCGGCTCGAAGAGTCGGCCACGCAGGCTGCAGCGCAGGCGGCGGCGAGCGAAGCGGGGGCCTCGGCGCCTGGCGCTTCCGGCGAGCCGGCGAAGGATATGACCAACGATAGCGCGATAGACCCCGCTACGGGCGGTGGCCGGACCCCTGCAAAGAGTGACGGCGCGACGCAAGGAGGGCTGCTGTGA
- the traL gene encoding type IV conjugative transfer system protein TraL, with product MKDVNIASHLDALPQLIWFEVDELFPFFICLFVGIYFKIMTPMLVAGVVGSMWYMRQKRDAPRGGLFHMFYYFGLRPLNGAHQNGLIADMME from the coding sequence ATGAAAGACGTCAACATCGCCAGCCATCTCGATGCCCTCCCACAGCTGATCTGGTTCGAGGTGGATGAGCTTTTTCCCTTCTTCATCTGCCTCTTCGTCGGCATCTACTTCAAGATCATGACGCCTATGCTGGTTGCTGGCGTCGTCGGCAGCATGTGGTACATGCGGCAAAAACGGGACGCTCCCCGTGGTGGCCTCTTCCACATGTTCTACTACTTTGGCCTGCGTCCCTTGAACGGCGCGCATCAGAACGGGCTAATCGCGGACATGATGGAGTAG
- a CDS encoding OmpA family protein translates to MSDQLRIAGARLLVLALAVGALEGCVTGQGRQGPVTYAATRSQFQILDVVGTSDIAKTGDGPQTYIWRGGQEYRELRFTWQAPVLDDAAIKEGLAAAIPTPIASHHYVVTFPFNGWQLGTTQRSVLDELPTSASEYAVTGHTDSVGSDRYNEQLSAKRAETVKNYLIVRGVDRKKIETRAAGEREPAVPNDTPDHRAQNRRAEVELN, encoded by the coding sequence ATGTCTGACCAACTGCGGATTGCCGGTGCTCGCCTACTCGTCCTGGCCTTGGCGGTCGGCGCGCTGGAGGGCTGCGTGACCGGACAGGGGCGCCAAGGGCCCGTCACCTACGCCGCGACTCGCTCTCAGTTCCAGATCCTTGACGTCGTTGGGACGTCCGATATTGCGAAGACGGGAGACGGACCGCAGACGTACATCTGGCGCGGAGGGCAAGAGTACAGGGAGCTTCGATTCACCTGGCAGGCGCCAGTGCTGGACGACGCGGCCATCAAGGAGGGGTTGGCGGCCGCAATCCCCACGCCGATCGCCTCTCACCACTACGTCGTCACCTTTCCGTTCAATGGGTGGCAGCTTGGCACGACGCAGCGCAGCGTGCTCGACGAGCTCCCGACGTCGGCGTCCGAGTATGCAGTGACCGGGCATACCGACAGTGTTGGCTCGGACCGCTACAACGAGCAGCTCTCGGCCAAGCGAGCGGAGACGGTCAAGAACTACCTGATTGTGCGTGGGGTGGACCGGAAGAAGATCGAAACCCGCGCGGCGGGCGAGCGCGAGCCCGCCGTGCCAAACGATACGCCCGACCACCGAGCGCAGAACCGCAGGGCAGAGGTCGAATTGAACTAG
- a CDS encoding GspE/PulE family protein — translation MNKLREGVPAFHSLLIDPVKQRARAHVPKPATRFSSAWRGDDEVVAFLNHIFTEAAALCASDVHFHDRDGWTEVRLRIDGDLKTLYCLDQSASRFIDDHLRAKCSLSPSERQMPLDGRFRFDLGDRMLDVRVSIIGTDAHGDAQSIVCRVIDAGLGNGTIDDIEMPSSTRNALAVALQATEGIVLVVGPTGSGKTTTLYACLGTLDRPEKHLVTAEDPVERRLERANQVIKNPQRNFPTILRAFLRQDFDVCLVGEIRDAETAAIAYQGANTGHLMLSTLHSKTTASTVTRLGDFGIDPYTIGSATLAILAQRLERALCPHCKVEYYPTEGELHTLEHEAGYVIPASYDDGAPFHKCNEAGCEHCRDGRKGRIPIIELLVADDAVRAAIACKDPGAIAEAATLQPQFRALQHAALDWSLAGRLDFHTAMKVGK, via the coding sequence TTGAACAAGCTAAGGGAGGGCGTGCCGGCATTCCACTCGTTGCTCATCGACCCGGTGAAGCAGCGAGCGCGGGCTCATGTACCCAAGCCGGCAACGCGCTTCTCCTCCGCCTGGCGCGGCGACGATGAAGTGGTCGCATTCCTGAACCACATCTTCACCGAGGCGGCAGCGCTCTGCGCGTCCGATGTCCACTTCCACGATCGCGATGGATGGACCGAAGTCCGGCTGCGGATCGACGGCGACTTGAAAACTCTGTACTGCCTCGACCAGAGCGCTTCTCGATTCATTGACGACCACCTCCGCGCCAAATGCTCCCTGTCGCCCTCCGAGCGGCAGATGCCACTGGACGGCCGATTCCGGTTCGACCTGGGGGACAGAATGCTCGATGTTCGCGTCAGCATCATCGGAACCGACGCCCATGGCGACGCTCAGTCGATCGTCTGTCGTGTCATCGATGCGGGCCTCGGCAATGGCACGATCGACGACATCGAGATGCCCTCATCGACGCGCAACGCGCTGGCTGTGGCGCTACAGGCGACTGAGGGAATTGTTCTGGTGGTCGGGCCAACGGGATCGGGCAAGACAACGACCCTCTACGCCTGCCTCGGCACGCTCGATCGCCCCGAGAAGCACCTCGTCACGGCCGAGGACCCCGTCGAACGCAGGCTCGAGCGGGCCAACCAAGTCATCAAGAACCCGCAAAGAAACTTTCCTACGATCCTGCGCGCATTCCTGCGTCAAGACTTCGACGTTTGCCTCGTGGGCGAGATCCGCGACGCGGAGACCGCTGCAATCGCCTATCAGGGGGCCAACACGGGCCATCTGATGCTCTCTACGCTGCACTCCAAGACAACGGCGTCGACTGTTACCCGTCTGGGAGACTTCGGCATTGACCCATACACCATCGGCTCCGCCACTCTCGCTATTCTCGCGCAAAGACTCGAACGCGCGCTCTGTCCACATTGCAAGGTGGAGTACTACCCGACAGAAGGCGAGTTGCATACCCTGGAGCACGAGGCAGGGTACGTCATCCCTGCGAGCTACGACGACGGCGCGCCATTTCACAAATGCAATGAGGCCGGCTGCGAGCATTGCCGGGACGGACGAAAAGGGCGCATTCCGATCATCGAACTCCTGGTTGCCGACGACGCTGTTCGTGCCGCCATCGCCTGCAAGGATCCGGGCGCGATCGCGGAGGCGGCGACACTCCAGCCACAGTTCCGCGCACTCCAGCACGCCGCATTGGACTGGAGCCTGGCGGGGCGCCTGGACTTCCACACAGCGATGAAGGTGGGCAAATGA
- a CDS encoding lytic transglycosylase domain-containing protein — MRTVIGGAVAAMVFHGGALASENCFDQASKRFGRDPWLYYAIAEAESSMRVGIVNDSHYARTKSVGLGLMQIDSRHLKWLSQYGITQETLLTQPCQNVMVGAAVLEEIIGREGATWNAVGAYNAGCTQLKGAACEAARNAYVKRVWRAYQKKFELMGAKGTQPVSAPPAAARRPLRVSSHGSPVAGDQGTQGDAANAGGQ, encoded by the coding sequence GTGCGCACCGTCATCGGCGGCGCCGTGGCGGCCATGGTGTTCCACGGTGGGGCGCTTGCCTCTGAGAACTGCTTCGATCAGGCCTCTAAGCGTTTCGGCCGAGACCCTTGGCTGTATTACGCGATTGCAGAGGCTGAATCCTCCATGCGGGTCGGGATCGTCAACGACTCCCACTACGCCCGCACGAAAAGTGTCGGCCTGGGTCTCATGCAGATCGACTCGCGCCACCTGAAATGGCTCTCCCAGTATGGGATCACACAAGAGACGCTCCTCACCCAGCCTTGCCAGAACGTGATGGTTGGCGCGGCCGTCCTCGAGGAGATCATAGGCCGGGAGGGCGCGACATGGAATGCGGTCGGGGCGTACAACGCGGGCTGTACGCAGTTGAAGGGTGCGGCATGCGAGGCCGCGCGAAATGCCTACGTTAAGCGCGTATGGCGGGCGTACCAGAAGAAGTTTGAGCTGATGGGCGCGAAGGGGACACAGCCCGTCTCCGCGCCGCCTGCAGCAGCGCGGCGGCCGCTGCGGGTCAGCAGCCACGGGTCGCCAGTCGCGGGCGATCAAGGCACTCAGGGCGATGCCGCCAACGCAGGAGGTCAGTGA